A genome region from Anastrepha ludens isolate Willacy chromosome 3, idAnaLude1.1, whole genome shotgun sequence includes the following:
- the LOC128856628 gene encoding estradiol 17-beta-dehydrogenase 8 has protein sequence MVLLGKLAIVTGAGSGIGRATCRVLANGGAKVIVADCNLHAAEQTVKAIGRDHAIALEVDVASLESVSKAVTSSIEHFAQPPSIVINSAGITRDGYLLKMTEKDFDDVYKVNLKGTFLVTQQFARAMIDHHVRNGSIINISSIVARISNPGQANYAATKAGVISLIEIAAKEFGKFGIRVNAILPGFINTPMVDVVPEKIKEDMLQRCPVGRLGRPEEIAHVIEFLASEKSSYVNGAAIEVTGGLK, from the exons ATGGTATTGCTTGGGAAATTAGCAATTGTCACag GCGCTGGTTCGGGCATCGGGCGCGCCACCTGCCGTGTACTCGCAAATGGCGGTGCTAAAGTTATCGTAGCTGATTGCAACTTGCACGCAGCTGAGCAAACAGTCAAAGCGATTGGACGTG ATCATGCCATTGCATTGGAAGTGGATGTGGCTTCGCTGGAGAGCGTTAGTAAGGCTGTTACTTCATCGATAGAGCATTTCGCGCAGCCGCCTTCAATTGTAATCAATTCGGCGGGTATCACACGCGATGGCTATCTACTCAAAATGACCGAAAAAGACTTCGATGATGTGTATAAAGTGAACTTAAAAGGAACTTTCTTGGTGACTCAACAATTTGCGCGCGCTATGATCGACCATCATGTACGCAATGGAAGCATCATCAATATATCGAGCATTGTGGCACGCATAAGTAATCCGGGGCAGGCCAATTATGCGGCCACAAAAGCTGGTGTGATATCGCTTATTGAAATTGCGGCCAAGGAATTTGGCAAGTTCGGCATACGTGTGAATGCGATCTTACCTGGCTTCATCAATACGCCTATGGTGGATGTAGTGCCGGAGAAGATTAAGGAAGATATGTTGCAAAGATGTCCAGTAGGGCGTTTGGGACGTCCAGAAGAAATTGCCCATGTAATTGAATTTCTTGCGTCTGAAAAGTCATCGTATGTAAATGGTGCGGCCATTGAGGTGACTGGTGGATTGAAGTAG